AGAAAACTCAGATTTCCTGGGCATCTAGCTTCGTCTCCGCCGTTCTTCGTGGGGGCTTCCGCGTGGGGTCACAAGTCTTCGAGTCCCCGGGTCGCACATCCCGTAGTGCACATCTAGCAGTGTTCGTCTGCCGATCTGGTCGGCGCGCACCGCACCTCCCAGGCCTCCTGCTCATCCCGAGCAGCTGCTCGTTCAGGGCAGAGCCGGCACAGGGTCAGCCCCTCGGGGCGAACCCGATCAGTGCAGGTCCGAGACCACGAGGTGTGACCAGCTCTGCCCCGCCGATCAACGCGGGGGAGCGAAAGGAACCCATCACTCGTGACTGACGTCCAGAACGGCGCCGCTGCGCCGTCCACGCCCGAACTCACCGCCATGCGCCTGCCCCAGCTGCAGGCCCTCGCCTCGTCGCTGGGCATCAGCGGCATCTCGAAGCTGCGCAAGGGCGACCTCGTCGCCGCCATCGCGGCGAAGCAGGGCGAGGGGGCCGCCGTCGAGGTCGCCCCCCAGCCGACGCTCGACGGGGTCGTCGACGCCGGCGTCCCGGCCTCGGTCGAGACCGCTGTCGCCGAGGGCGCCGAGGCTCCCGTGGTCGAGGCGGCCACCGAGCCCGCCGAGGCACCGACCCGCGCCCGCCGCGGCTCGCGTCGTGCCACGTCCGCGGCCGGGGCTCCCGAGTCCCGTGCCGCCGGCGCGCACGTCAACGCCGGCGAGACCGGTGTCACCCCTCTCGTCGAGGTTCCCGCCACCGAAGCCGCCACCGTCGAGGCCACCGCCGCCGAGCAGACTCCGACCGAGCAGGCCCCGACCGAGCAGGTCGTCGCCTCCGAGCGCCCGTCCCGCCGTCGCGGCTCGCGCCGCGCCTCCGACGCGTCCGTCGCCGCCGACGCCGCGCAGCCCGGCGCGTCGGTCGAGGCCCCGGCCGCCGACGAGTCGGCGTCCGCCGAGACGGCCCCGACCGCGTCCACCGACGAGGTCGGCTCCGGCCCGCAGGGCGAGACCGACCAGCAGGCGTCCGACCCGGCCCAGTCCGAGCAGCAGAACGGCGACCAGCAGAACGGTGGCCAGCAGGGTGGTGGCCGTCGGAGCCGCAACCGCAACCGTGGCAAGGGTGGTCAGCAGCAGGCCCAGGCCGACCAGAACGGTGGCCAGCAGAACGGTGGCCAGCAGAACGGCGCTCAGAAGGCCGACGCCCCGCAGAACGGCCAGCAGCAGCAGAACGGCCAGCAGCGCGGCGACCAGCAGCAGAACGGCCAGCAGCGCAGCGAGCAGCAGCGCGCCGACCAGAAGGCCGAGCAGCAGGCCCAGCGTGAGGCCGGCGAGAAGAACGACGCCGCCCGCGGTGAGCAGTCCGGCAACGGCCCCCAGTCCGGCGGCCAGAACGACGAAGGCGGCCGACAGGGCCGTGGTCGTCAGCGTGACCGCAAGCGTGGCCGTGGTGGCCAGAACGACGACGTCGAGCCCGAGATCGGCGAGGACGACGTCCTCATCCCCGTCGCGGGCATCCTCGACGTCCTCGAGAACTACGCCTTCGTGCGCACCACGGGCTACCTGCCCGGTGCGAGCGACGTCTACGTCTCGCTCGGCCAGGTCAAGAAGTACCACCTGCGCAAGGGCGACGCGGTCGTCGGTGCCATCCGTCAGCCCCGCGAGGGCGACCAGGGCCAGGGGCGCCAGAAGTACAACGCGATCGTCCGGATCGACTCGATCAACGGCCAGCCCGTCGACGAGGCGGCCAAGCGCGTCGAGTTCAACAAGCTGACCCCGCTCTACCCGCAAGAGCGCCTCCGTCTCGAGACCGAGCCCCAGAAGCTCTCGACCCGCATCATTGACCTCGTGTCACCGATCGGCAAGGGGCAGCGCGGTCTCATCGTCTCGCCGCCGAAGGCGGGCAAGACCCTCGTGCTGCAGTCGATCGCCAACGCCATCGCGATCAACAACCCCGAGGTGCACCTCATGGTCGTGCTCGTGGACGAGCGCCCCGAAGAGGTCACCGACATGCAGCGCACGGTCAAGGGCGAGGTCATCGCCTCGACCTTCGACCGTCCCGCCGAGGACCACACCACGGTCGCCGAGCTGGCCATCGAGCGCGCCAAGCGCCTCGTCGAGCTGGGCCACGACGTCGTCGTGCTGCTCGACTCGATCACGCGTCTCGGCCGTGCGTACAACCTGGCCGCACCCGCGTCGGGCCGCATCCTCTCGGGTGGCGTCGACTCGTCGGCCCTGTACCCGCCGAAGCGCTTCTTCGGCGCGGCGCGCAACATCGAGAACGGTGGCTCGCTGACCATCCTCGCGACCGCTCTCGTCGAGACCGGTTCGAAGATGGACGAGGTCATCTTCGAGGAGTTCAAGGGCACCGGCAACATGGAGCTCCGCCTGTCGCGCCACCTGGCCGACAAGCGCATCTTCCCCGCCGTCGACGTCAACGCCTCGGGCACCCGTCGTGAAGAGATGCTGCTCAGCCCCGACGAGGTCAAGATCACCTGGCGCCTGCGCCGGGCCCTGGCCGGACTCGACCAGCAGCAGGCCCTCGAGATCGTCCTGCGCAACCTGCGCGAGACGCAGTCGAACGTCGAGTTCCTCGTCCAGGTCCAGAAGTCGGTCCCCGCCTCGAACGGACACGACTCCGGCCACAAGGAGCACTGAGCGTGTTCGAGTCGGTGGCCGTGCTGCTGGCCGAGCACGACGACCTGCAGACGCAGCTCAGCGATCCGGCCGTCCACGCCGACGCCGCTCGCGCCAAGAAGATCAACCGCCGCTACGCCGAGCTCAGCCGCATCGTGGCTGCCCACTCGGCGTGGCAGCAGGCGGCTGAAGACCTCGAGGCCGCGCGCGAACTCGCGAAAGAGGACGAGGCGTTCGCCGACGAGGTGCCCGGCCTCGAGCAGGCGCTCGACGAGTCCCAGGAACGCTTGCGGCGCCTCCTGATCCCGCGCGACCCGGACGACGGGCGCGACGTGATCATGGAGATCAAGGGCGGCGAGGGCGGGGCCGAGAGCGCCCTGTTCGCTGCCGACCTGCTGCGCATGTACCTGCACTACGCCGAGTCGAAGGGCTGGAAGTCCGAGATGATCGCGAGCGACGACTCCGACCTCGGCGGCTACAAGAACGTGCAGGTCGCGCTCAAGTCGAACGCGTCCGACCCCTCGCAGGGCGTCTGGGCGCACCTCAAGTACGAGGGCGGCGTGCACCGCGTGCAGCGGGTGCCGGCGACCGAGTCGCAGGGGCGGATCCACACCTCGACCACGGGCGTGCTCGTGTTCCCCGAGGTCGACGAGCCCGAAGAGGTCGACATCAACCAGAACGATCTCAAGATCGACGTCTACCGGTCGAGCGGCCCCGGCGGCCAGTCGGTCAACACGACCGACTCCGCCGTCCGCATCACCCACCTGCCCACGGGCATCGTGGTCGCGATGCAGAACGAGAAGAGCCAGCTGCAGAACCGCGAGGCCGGCATGCGCGTCCTGCGGGCCCGCATCCTGGCCCGTCAGCAAGAAGAGCAGGCGGCCATCGCGTCGGACGCCCGCAAGAGCCAGATCCGGGGCATGGACCGGTCGGAGCGCATCCGCACCTACAACTTCCCCGAGAACCGCATCGCCGACCACCGCACCGGCTACAAGGCGTACAACCTCGACGCGGTCATGGACGGTGCGCTCGGCCCGGTGGTCGACTCGTGCATCCAGGCCGACGAAGAGGCCCGTCTCGCCGAGATCGGCGACACCGCGTCGTGACCGACGCGATCGCCACGGCCTTCGACGGCGTGACGACGGTCGACGCCGCCCTCCGGGTCGCGTCGGCCGTCCTCGCCGACGCCGGTGTGCCGTCGCCTGACGTCGACGCCGAACTCCTGCTCGCGCACGTCACGGGCCTGGCCAGGGGAGTCGTCCGGGCGAGGGCCGTCACGGCGGCGCCGATGACGACGGACGAGCAGGAGGCGCTGGTCGCCGCGATCACGCGCCGCGCCTCCCGCGAGCCCCTGCAGCACATCACGGGGCGCGCGTCCTTCCGGCACCTCGAGCTGCACGTGGGTCCCGGCGTCTTCGTCCCGCGGCCCGAGACCGAGGGCGTCGCCCAGCTGGCGATCGACGCCCTCCGCGCCGTGCCGGACGCGTCGCCCGTCGCCGTCGACCTCGGGACCGGCAGCGGAGCCCTCGCGTTGGCGATGGCCTCCGAGGTGCCGACGGCCACGGTCGTCGCCGTCGAGCTGTCTCCCGAGGCGGCCGTGTGGACCCGTCGC
This genomic interval from Frigoribacterium sp. Leaf415 contains the following:
- the rho gene encoding transcription termination factor Rho translates to MTDVQNGAAAPSTPELTAMRLPQLQALASSLGISGISKLRKGDLVAAIAAKQGEGAAVEVAPQPTLDGVVDAGVPASVETAVAEGAEAPVVEAATEPAEAPTRARRGSRRATSAAGAPESRAAGAHVNAGETGVTPLVEVPATEAATVEATAAEQTPTEQAPTEQVVASERPSRRRGSRRASDASVAADAAQPGASVEAPAADESASAETAPTASTDEVGSGPQGETDQQASDPAQSEQQNGDQQNGGQQGGGRRSRNRNRGKGGQQQAQADQNGGQQNGGQQNGAQKADAPQNGQQQQNGQQRGDQQQNGQQRSEQQRADQKAEQQAQREAGEKNDAARGEQSGNGPQSGGQNDEGGRQGRGRQRDRKRGRGGQNDDVEPEIGEDDVLIPVAGILDVLENYAFVRTTGYLPGASDVYVSLGQVKKYHLRKGDAVVGAIRQPREGDQGQGRQKYNAIVRIDSINGQPVDEAAKRVEFNKLTPLYPQERLRLETEPQKLSTRIIDLVSPIGKGQRGLIVSPPKAGKTLVLQSIANAIAINNPEVHLMVVLVDERPEEVTDMQRTVKGEVIASTFDRPAEDHTTVAELAIERAKRLVELGHDVVVLLDSITRLGRAYNLAAPASGRILSGGVDSSALYPPKRFFGAARNIENGGSLTILATALVETGSKMDEVIFEEFKGTGNMELRLSRHLADKRIFPAVDVNASGTRREEMLLSPDEVKITWRLRRALAGLDQQQALEIVLRNLRETQSNVEFLVQVQKSVPASNGHDSGHKEH
- the prmC gene encoding peptide chain release factor N(5)-glutamine methyltransferase → MTDAIATAFDGVTTVDAALRVASAVLADAGVPSPDVDAELLLAHVTGLARGVVRARAVTAAPMTTDEQEALVAAITRRASREPLQHITGRASFRHLELHVGPGVFVPRPETEGVAQLAIDALRAVPDASPVAVDLGTGSGALALAMASEVPTATVVAVELSPEAAVWTRRNIAAVGVDNVRLVEGDLADALPELDGTVSVVVSNPPYVPVGMIPRDPEVRLHDPALALYGGEDGLDLVRALSLTARRLLLPGGALVIEHGELQGGAIRDLLTADGWRSPATHPDLTGRDRATTAVR
- the prfA gene encoding peptide chain release factor 1, with product MFESVAVLLAEHDDLQTQLSDPAVHADAARAKKINRRYAELSRIVAAHSAWQQAAEDLEAARELAKEDEAFADEVPGLEQALDESQERLRRLLIPRDPDDGRDVIMEIKGGEGGAESALFAADLLRMYLHYAESKGWKSEMIASDDSDLGGYKNVQVALKSNASDPSQGVWAHLKYEGGVHRVQRVPATESQGRIHTSTTGVLVFPEVDEPEEVDINQNDLKIDVYRSSGPGGQSVNTTDSAVRITHLPTGIVVAMQNEKSQLQNREAGMRVLRARILARQQEEQAAIASDARKSQIRGMDRSERIRTYNFPENRIADHRTGYKAYNLDAVMDGALGPVVDSCIQADEEARLAEIGDTAS